Genomic window (Nymphaea colorata isolate Beijing-Zhang1983 chromosome 1, ASM883128v2, whole genome shotgun sequence):
ttggacagaaaaggaaaaaccaagaAGGTGACTCCAAAATTGAAAacgcaaaaaaacaaaaaaggactGCCTttttttagaaggacaaaactGCCCTCACAGAAACAACAAATACCGAGAGCATGCACTGAAAGCTTCGATTACTACTTTTGCAGGACGAACATGGAAATTGGTGGCTACAATTTAACCAGGATCCGATTGGGTACTGGCCGGGATCGCTCTTCCCTTACCTGAGCTCAGGGGCGAACTCGACGGAGTGGGGCGGCGAGATCTTGAACACACGGCCCGGCGGGAACCGCAGCACCACCCAGATGGGCAGCGGCCACCCTTGGTTCGAAGGCTTCCGATCGGCCGCCTATATCTCCAGCATGCGCTACGTCGACAGGGACGACGAGAAGCAGCAACTTCAAGTCGTGAATGTCGACTCCATCACCCCCTTCGTCACCAATGAAGGCTGCAATCAGGCGGCCTATTATGGGAACGATGACTGGATGCATCGTCACCTCTTCTTTGGAGGCACCCATAACAACTCCACCTGCTCTTAGTCGATCGACGACGAAGAACCAATTCAGTTCTCCATGTTTCTAATGGTTCCTGTTCAGACGTAAACCAGACGATTTGATTGATTAATTGTAATGGAGAAGAACCCTTGTTCGTGAATCGCGTGTTTGCATAGGAGAGAAATTTTCGCCTTTTTCGGCCCGCATGCTTTTGATGATAAGTCATCTGGAAAGAGTTGTCCGGGGTCGGCCGGGGTTCTCCTGTCATCGCTGCAATCTGCATGCGAGCCCGAACTCAATCGATCACAAAAatcaagctcgaacttgactcgtttaacccatttaactcctTTTAAGTGTTAACTTGTGTAAgtattaactcatttaactttgTAAGTGTAAGTGTTtactcatgtaacttgtgaaaatttgtttttaccctcCAACTTAAAACCGGTGATTCAGTGACCAGTTTTAACAATATTATATAAAGTATCAATGtgagtcgagttcctgaaactcgaactcgactcatttatcatTTCAAGTATATTTGTAAGCATGAGCCAAGTTTTTTCGAGCAAGTTCGAATTGAGCCCGAGTTGAATCGACTCATTGTGGTGAGAAGTTGattgttttttatcttttcctttgaGAGGCATTACAGTAATTTTGTAGGTATCTAGCCAAAATTATGAGGACACTTTGTTCCCGCTCAAATTGGAGCTAAGGTTTTTCAGGTGTAAAATAATAGGCAATTAGCTATCAAAGTGATTAATCAGTACGAGTTAGGTTTATGATCCTTCTTCCCATCTGCATTCCGGAGCCAGaaatttgatcatgcatatgtgacaaaaagaaaagaaaacaaattatgaTTGTCGAGAAGCAAAGTAGACAAGTTAAACTATTTAGAAGCAAAACAGAATACTATTAATTTCTGGAAATTGGAGTTGACGGATATAAATACGggattttattataattaagaTTGTTGAAATCATGattcttaaaaagaaaatttcccaAAATGCAGCTTTGAGGGATGTAGCAAACCTGGCGGCAATATGGAGGTTATGTGTCAGCGTGAATTTTcgtatggttaatgattaaaatacctttatttcatattaaataatttttttgtaaagataaaatgaaaaaaaaactataaaaaatatttctttttaatatacTACCAAAATGTCATTCCCTCCCTCCTTTACACTGCACACGCTGTGCCTCTCACATATAACTTTTTGTGGGGAAATTGTGGGGTGGGGCTTCGAACACtaacaatttctaaaatttgGTACCAGCTCTGTTATACTTCAGAATGAATCCAAGTCCCAATTTGGTACCAGTTCTTTTCTACTTCTCCATACTTAATCCAAGTCATCACttcaaacatggaaaaacaaAGGCATATATGTAAAAGGACATTTTGCTAATTAAATTCATTTGTGGGCATTTTATTTTGCGTGAAGTGAGTAAAGATATAaggttatttaaaaaaaaaaattaaatctttGTGGAAGGAGATCCTTGAAATGAAGAATATCTCCTGAAATGCCAACATATCATCCATATGATTCTACCTGTCCAGAATCCGTTTCCTTGGTTCTTACATGGAAAATTGACCACCATATTTAAAAGGCCAGATTTTGTTTACAAAAGTATCGTTTTTTATTTCGAATGAAGCGAACAAAAAATACGAGCTCTGCTGGGGAGTTTTGGAACAAGAGGCCATtttgacagagagagagggggagagagatggagaaaggATTTGCGAGAGTGTTGATGATGTTGGCCATGGCGTCATTGGCAGCTTGGCAGGGCGTGGACTCCATGAGGAGCGTCGCCGCAGATGAATATGATGTATTGCAGAGGCCTTCTGTGAAACCCAGCGGGGACCCTGTCAAGACTTTCGAGGTTGATCTCTTGATGCAACTCAGTTAATTAAGCAACCTGCCATTGATCATGTCATCTTCAAATACATTTTGTTAGCTACCATGTTTTCCATATGCAACTGCTTAGTCACAAGTATATAGAATAAGTGTATATTGCGTACTTCAATACTCCTTTGTTTTACACATTGCCATACTGTTAAAAGGTTTTTCTAATTTATATTCTTCAGTATTcgatttcttcttttctcgAAGGAATAAAAGATTTCGAATGCGTCGATTGATTTTCCTTCGGCTAGAAGGTTCGCCATGAGGAGATCATTTGAGACTATGGTGGTTTTCGTGCAGACTGAAGAAGGGGACGTGATAGACTGTGTTCACATCTATGCTCAACCTGCCTTTGATCATCCTCTGCTTAAGGATCATGTCatcaaggtctctctctctctctctctctcttatctagatatatatgtatatatacatatactgtaTATATTGAATTTCTCTGTGTACGACGATGAAAGTTGTTTTGTGCTTCAAATTGGCATAACAAGAAAATTCCTTGTAAAATCAGATCCCAAAGGAGTTGAAGATAAAGCAAGGACTTAGTCCACAATGTCACGGTGCAGATAAAAAAGATGAGATACAGTGCCCCCAAGGGACCATCCCCATTCTTCGGCTCCCCAAGGAAGGCAATGCCTTcaacatttttccttcttacaCTAAAAATGGAGATGATCGGGAGGTTCTCTCTCATACAGCAtatttccttcctttccattctctctctctctctctctctctctctctctctctctctctctctctatatatatatatatatatatatatatatatatatatatatatatatatatgactgatTGATAATTAATATATATCTGAAATGAAAACAGTTTGCTGCGGTGAGAGGAGAATGTGGAGATTGGAAGTCTGGGGCATGTGCATACATTAACGTATGGAACCCTCAAGTTCAGCCCAATGAATACAGTGCCAGCAGGCTAATCCTCCTCAGTGGCACTCCGGATGGCCAGCTCTTTCTAGATCACATCCTTGCCGGATGGATAGTgcgatctctttctctctctaccttgCCTACCTCCTAGGCTTATTGTCAGTGTTGTTTATCAAAATGTATATCCTTAAAGCAGCTTTGAGGATATAgttatctgtgtgtgtgtgtgtgcgcgtgcgCGTGCTTTTGCATAGCTTTTGTTTTTCCTGCAAGTTCTTTCACTGTGGTGCATAAGAAGGGCAgcatttttcacaaaaccaaatcGTATTTTTTCTCTTagctttaatttgtttttctggGAAAACCTCTGCTGCAAGAATTGGAGGTCTACTTGTCTTAAAATTCTGGTTGTCATGCCTATCGTTAACGACACGAGCTCCCCTTCCCACCTTCATAGCGCACCAGTTTATACCCTTCTAAATTGTTTGTCTTGTGCTGGAGTGCTGCTCATGATCAGGATTGGCCAGTCTTTCTTATTAGCGCAGAGCTCAAGAAACTGTTTTGGTTTTTCACAAGTTCATTAGTTGAAATGCTTTGTGTTGGTTTACATTAATCCCTGAAATTACAGGTTTTCCCTGCCAAGTTTTCCGATTCGCAAACAAGATTTTACACCCATTGGCAGGTAATTAGTTTTGCTGCCgtcatttttattaaaatttctaTTAGTCTGCTGCATGATCGACTAGATCAAGGAAACTTAAGTTGATTGATCAGTGATAAAAGAAACGAGGTTTTATTCACATTAAACTAGTTAGGAAGACAATAATTTCAAACTTGTCCAACTGTAAATGCACCTCTTTCCTATTTTGTCAGATGTTTGTGAAAAGATACACTTGTCATGACCCGGCCCACTTCCACCCCCATCTTGTGCTCTTGGCTTGGCAGATCCCAACCACCCTTTTGTTCCTCCTTCAAAAGGGCTTAGAAATCAGAGCAGTCATTCACTTAAGTCCAGCAAGATTGTTCACAATCTTAAATACAAGTCTAAACTTTTGGGATGTAATGCTAGCAGCTGCCAAACAATATGATTAGGAATATACTGTTAAAAATGTAATGTAGGCTAAGTTAATGGGCTTTCTTTGGCTTTATCGTTACAGTTAAAATTATACTGTTTTTGAATGTCAGCTTATGATGGGAACAAATTTCTCACAGCAGGTATAACAGAGAAGTAGACGGGCCCAAACATTTCAATTAGAAATCATAACCAAAGTTGGAGGTTAAGAGTAACAATCTTAACAAACGATAGACAAGAAACAAGTTCTCATTATAtgatcttcttttttaaaaactacCAGTTAGTATTTTACATATTGAAGATCATCATTTCTAATCTAACTGCATCAGTTAGTAGCTCTCATCACGCACAATATTCATGATAGACAAATAGAGTGAAGAGCTTTAATGACAAGGACTGTCACTGATTTGGAGGTTCAAATGCTATATATTACTTGCAGGCTAATGGTACAGCTGGTTGCTTCAACTTGGATTGTCCAGGCTTTGTACAAGTGAGTCCCCAACTAGTCTTTGGTGGAGCACTGCCGGTTTCTACCTATGAAGGAGATCAAGTTCAGATTCTAGTTTGCATTTTCAGGGTGAGTCGTTTCTGTTCTTCATTAACATTTATGGGACACTTAATTTgagtttcaaaaaattttgggtaGCATGTATAATAGGCCGTGATCTATATAAGTTGGAATTAATTGTAATGGATCCAGTACGATTAACTTGATAGAATCTGAGTGGGGATAGGACGATCTGGATCGTGATAAAGGACACAACCCAAGTGCAAGACCATGCATGATGACAACGTAGATCTCTCTACCCACTGATCAACTTAATTTcttgaggatgaagatgatctcTAAGGGGCAGTTACCAGTCAAATCATGTTGATTGTTAAACGTGCTTTGGTGGGTCGTTTGAGATCCTTTTCGATGAAGTGTGTTGAAAAGATATCTATACGATCCGATCGATTGCACAAAGATCTAGCAAAGGACAGTGGAAAAACAATATCTAAGTAGAAATGGGTTGTGTTACGAGACGACCAGCAGccttaaaaaaatttctgattctTGGAATATAAAACCACAGATGGTTCTCTTTCTACTTTTGCAGGGCGATGATGCTAATTGGTGGCTGCTCTTCGATAACGTGCTAGCAGGGTACTGGCCGAACTCACTGTTCACTTACCTGGGCTTGTCGACCACCGCGGCGGAATGGGGAGGTGAGATCTTGAACACAGCGGCAGGGAGGAACCGCACCACAACCCAGATGGGGAGCGGCCACCCTTGGATTGAAGACTATGGACGGGCCGCCTTCATATCAGGCATCAGCTGCATCGACGAGGAAGGCTTTGCCGAGGATCCAGTCACCGTCACCTCCTTCGTTACCAATGAGGGCTGCAATCAAGTGGGCAATTACTCGAATCTGAAACACGAACTGTTCTTTGGAGGCACAAACGACAGCTCTCTCTGCTTTTAGAAACCCTCGATCTGAATGTTGGAGATCAGTCGATAGTGCCATGGAGGGCACAGGATTGACCGGGGATGGGCGTTCCATGTGCTACCACATTGGACAATCGACTGATCGGCAGCAGTTCCACAAGCAGGCCGGCCATTAATGTTCTGCATCCCTGGGCCTAGAAGGACTCATCCGCTGTAGTCATTGAAACGGAAGACAATCTTGTAGGCACTGGAAATGGTCCTTGGGTTTGATCTTCTTATGTAAATGAAGCATGTGGCCTGCCGCCTGCTTGCTAGGCTTTCGGCGAGTTAGGCTTTGGTGGTTCTCTGTTGCTTCCGTGGTTTGCATCTGCGGAAGAAAAGgatctggaaaaaaatttcaaattttcaaattttttttcatttcatcaaacgtgcagaaatttttttgaccgttgAAATTGATTCCATAAatatattttcgaaaaaaaatttccaaccCATAATTTTTTAGATTGAGTTCTAATTAATTGTCATCTTCCTTAATTATGCCATTAGAAACAGTAATTAGAATATCAAACAAATGCTATCATTAAGGTGgatccatttctctcttcttatgCACCAGCCTAATGTTAGTACATTAgattttgggtgagcaagaggtcAACAATGCATTGCCAGGAAAATGCACGAGGACTAACAAGTCAAAGGTCCAGACCTGGAGGGGTACAGTACAGCCGTTAATTAGAATGTCATAATCTCATtgtaaaacatttaaaaatagtCAAAAGTTAACATGCTGGCCAGTTTTGACACTaattatatttggatttgacCCATTTAATCCAATTCTAACAACATTAGTGTAATGTGCTTAGCCAATTAAAGTCACGAATCTCATTCTTACAAAATCCATTGTTGTGAAATAAGATTAATGTGGATCTGCAACCATCGGCGTAGGAGGATACCCTaatcattggaaaaaaaaaaaggaagaaaaaggaagaagacatgGCAAATATGTTTGCCGTATCTTCTTTTATCTTGATGTACAAGTTTGTCACCTTTGCCTCTTATCCTTGGCATTTAATGCGGTCACTAAGTAATGACATAAACTTATTAACCATGATAAACACTTTTTAGGTTACGCTCTTATCCTTGGCATTTAATGCGGTCACTAAGTAATGACATAAACTTATTAACCATGATAAACACTTTTTAGGTTAGGTTGCTTCAAAGGACATGGCATAGTTGGTCGGGCAGATTGACATGTAAAAGGTATTTTCTATGAGCACTACTCTACACCGTAACAAGTGAGAGCGATCATACCTCATCTAAGTCCTGACGCAGCCCAGACCCCTGAGACAAGACAATGGGAGGGCTCTCGGGTCTTCTTTGGATGGTAATAGGGGCAGAGAAAGGAAATTTTTAGTCGCATCGAACTATaattcaaatttatatatagattaaatcaaaattttaaaatttataggtaaaattttgatttttctaaaatccCAAGTAGtataaactaaaattttgatttttctaaaatgCCGTTTTATAAGGAAGGTTGGCGTTTATATGTATGAACTCTCTCTCCCAACCTTGTAGTATAACGGCAACACCTCAGCAAAAATCCATGCTTCTAGTTTTTCCTGATCTTACATCTTAAACACCAACATGACATATTGGAGAATCGACTCTTGATAAAGTTCCAAATGCTGAACGAAATTTGGTTCCACATATTAGGCAGTCGTTTAAAGATGATTCATGGCCAAGATGCAGCAGGAGGAAGGGCAAGTTATCCTCATATTCTCCATTTATGTGACTGCTGTCAATGTGGGCATTTCTCTGCAGAATTGCCAGGGCCACCAAAGAATATGTGGAGCCCCAGATTGCCTCTGTCAGATATATCCAAGCTGTAGCAGCCACTGTCAGTTATTACTGGTCTATAGTGCTGAGGGGTCTTGATATCATTGTCACCATTTACATATGCAATGTTGGAGATGTAGGCTGCCTTGCCATATCCCCACCCTGCAAAGTCGCCGCTTCCCATTCGAGTGGTGGTGTGGAATCCCTCAAACTTTTCGTCTGTGATCTCCCCACCATACTGAACTGAGGTAGCCCAGCTACTCAAGCTGGTGAAAAGAGAGCTAGGCCAGTATCCAACATCTTTGCCTTGGAAGCGAAACCACCAATCATGTGTTTTTGTATCCTGTTCAACAATCACGCTGTGAGAACTTTGTTGATACTGTCTGTGATAATGATAGATAAGCTAATGATTGACTGGAAGAACAAAGATAACTGAGATATGCCATGTCAATTATGTGTTAACGCATTACTGCATAAGCTTCCaggatttatatatatattaaattctGTGAAATTGAATGGAGATCCGTCCGAATTCCAGTAAACATCTGCTGTATTTCTTTGCAACAGATGTACAACTGGAGCATCACTGCTTCGGATTAGTCAGGAAACTGAACTGACTCATGAAAGGACCTGTTTCATTTCtttcgttttctattttttctctcttaagcagcgattgaaaaagaaaaggaaactgcttagaacagaaaaagcaaaaagtgGACtgcattctttcattttcatcttaGGTCTTTCAGTAGCACTAATATTTACAGGTAGAGAAGAATACTGCTTACCTTgaatatcataacatcgatTCCATATTGTTGGCCATCAGGGATTGAAAGCGGTTGTATTTTGACACCGAGGCCAACTTGATGGTTTACATGCACAAATCCTGGGCAATCTGGACTATAGTTGTAACACTGCCTGTCAGTCCCCTGCATTGCAATGGTAAGCATTCAAAGTAAGTTGGTGGGGATCCGGTTGTCTCAATATGGTTTCAACTAGGCCACTTTGTTTTTGTGTGTAGTCATGTAAAGGTTTTCTCAAATAACTGTGATGAAGAGCACATTCACGGATTCACCTTCCAGAAAGTAAACAGCCTTGTACTGGAATCCCCAAATAATTGTTTGTAGACCTGAAATTTTGAGTAATAATTAGAATCATGCGGCAAgcaaatattattttatttatgcacTTAAGGACCTTAATTAACTGATGGCACGAAAACCTTTTCTggtaaatcttttgaaaattgttataGAAACACCAAGGAAATTCTATCCTAACAAAACTTGATTCAAAACATAATAAAAGCGGCAAAAATGACAAGTTCAGTGAGCATTACTATCCATCCAGCGGAGATGTACTCTGTGCCCGCCAAGAGTGTTATGGACGCACTGCTAAATTCTTTTTCACGAGTAAGTGGATTCCAGACATTTATTCTTGCAGATGCGCCGAAAAATCCATAATCAGGAGGATAATCAGTCTTCAGAAGAGCAAACTGTTCCAAAGTGAGCATTGAAGAAGCATCAGTAGCTACGAAAAGGCAGATTATACAGGGATCTTGTAAACTCTAATCCTTACACAGAACATGTTAAATGATGTTGTCCACTATCAAGGCCGTTCATCTCTGAGAATAGACAAAAACGAGTTGCTAAGGCATAAACTATTTTTCCTCCTAGAAGAAATTCTTTTTATCAGTACTATGAGTTTGTTTCATCCTAAGATCTAATCATCATGTGAGGAAAGCAATGTGGGAATGATCCATTTCCCTGGAGTTTAGTATTAATATACTATGATATGTGAGTCCTCAATCATcgctcttggatttggattggaatAAACAATATACTTCATCATTTCTCTGACATATAAGATCCATGTCAACGATCAATTTTAGGAACCGTCCATGTAATCAACCTTAGGTTTACCTCATGGTGAAATTTGCCTGTCATTCCAACGCTGTCCAACCCAGAAGTAGCACTCTGGGTAGCTGACAGGGGTGCAACATGTTCAAGGCTGTGGTTTACATTCCTTGAAACAGGGACAGACCATTCTGGACAGTGCTCCCCTCCCTTGTTCCACTGCAGACTCTGTCCAGATGATGAGTTAGTAGAATTTGTCCCTGAATTTGGGTATGAAGTTGGTTGCATCTGTAgtcaggaaaagaaaaaggaaaagaagatgtTACAGGCTTCCAGCAAATGGGGCTAAGAATATAGTGACATGGCCCTTTTCTTTACAGGCGTATTTAGTATAGGCAGAGCCTTTTAACAGTTCATACCAGAACACAAATCAAGGTCACCTGGTGTTTCGAACAACCTGTAACAAGGATCAAAAATATGCCCTTGGCACGCGTGTTAATGCAGTGATGGCATACCAATTAGGAAATGGAACTCCATTGGTGTTTCACATCTACAAACTATAACACCGTTTGACCTGATTTGCTTGCCCCTGGCCAAATTGGACGGGGCTCTCACATCACAGCCAAGGCTGTCGGCAATCATGATTGAATTTTGTGCTTTTGCGCTTGAAAGGCAAAATCACCATCATTCTTACTTGGACGACATGGTCTTTAAGCGAAGCGTGTTGTAGAGAGGGCTGGCTGTATATTTGAAAGCAATCAATTGTATCCCCATCGTTTGTCTGCAAAATAAAGCGTCCCATCGATCAGATAACAGATTCAGTAATGCtggggagagagaaatagagagaagagggaaggagaTAGTAAATCGACTCTGCAATATTCTCCACATATACTGACATACCGAACAAGGAACTTCGTTCCTGCGGTTGGTTTGTAAAGAAGCTTGGAAACAGAGAATTAAGTTGCGCCAAACACTTAAATGGAGGTTGGTCCTATACATTTCTCCTCTGCAATAGGAATTAACTTCAgccttgatctctctctctctctctctctctctctctttctctctctctctctctctatatatatatatgtttccgAACAAGGAACTTCGTCCCTGAGGTTGGTTTGTAAAGAATCTTGGAAATAGATAAGATAAATAAGTTGCGCCAAACACTTAAAAACGGAGGTTGGTCCACTGCAATAGGAATTACCCTCTGCCTcgaacttatatatatacataaaagtttcCGAACAAGGAACTTCGTCCCTGAGGTTGGTTTGTAAAGAATCTTGGAAACAGAGAGAATTAAGTTGCGCCAACACTTAAAATGGTGGTTAGTCCTATCCATTTCTCCTCTGCAATAGGAATTAACCTCAGTCTTGATCTTACTGCAGGAGACATTACCTTATAAGAGCACTGCTCATGGAATTCTCTCCTGATAAGACTTTCAGTTCGTCCTTGTAGCATAATCAGCGGAGCCGCGTAAGAATCTaagaagaggaaggggaagaaggaaaGGCAAAGGTTGAAAATTACCTTGAAGGTCTTGACTGGATTGCTGCTGGGCGTCTGAGTACCTTTCTCCAGTCCAAGACCCTTTGTCGTCGCCCCTGTTCCATATGCTTCTGGACCAAAAACTAATGAAACCAACAAAAAGATGAGCAAAACTTTGCTGAAAGCCATGACGATCTTGTTGAAGcatccaaaagaatttcaagtCGTACGCCCCTAATGCCAATCTTATATAGTTAATATGCTATTATAAGTCCTAAGCCAGCTGCagaaaaaaaccaattttagCTTATTTGGCTTTCTGTTGGACTATATTTAGTCCCACTAATTATAATGGATGCCATGAATTTAAAACAACAgctaagaaaggaaaaatcttaaCAAATAAGctaaatttgaatccgacttttagaccaaattatatatatatatatatattatatgtgtgtgtgtgttaaatTTAAATCCGACTTTTAGACCAAATTGGACCGCATTACAATATGCTAAcaactgactttcaaaatgGACTGATATTAAATCTAGAATATTtccttaaaactaaatccaaatacaaacccgatcagatatttatttaaagttGAATTCATTTGGATGTCTTTTAAATTTGATATgatgatgttacattttttccattcaatattttttgaagcaattgGGTTAGATAGCCGAACCAAATCGGAGAAGCCAATTTGGATATGGAcctaaatccatatccaaaacgaGACAATATCCAAATACAGATGCACGCTATGTTGTACGACTCCTCgtgtttgatccaaatccaagtcgaGATGGGACAACTAAAACCAGGTGAGCGCTACATGGAATACATCCGAAATCAACTCGACGTGGAAGACCGCCCCGCTTGCTTCAAGGTGTGGGCGAGAGGCTATGGACCTCCGAAAGTAAAGATACCCTTGGGTTATGTTTGTTTGATTGGTTTTGGCCTCTTGACATGGGCCAGAATTCTTGTTTCTATGGAGACAATGGGTTCCAAATTCGTGTGTATCTCAAATCAGATCCGGAAATCCTTGGGGAGATGAGCACCGTTTCACGATGGGACAGGAACGGAAGAGGAATTTTGCTTCGTCTCTCGGCTGcccttccctccctctctttcttcattccttcCCTCGCTGCCTTCTCAATCGGATAGAGGATGGTGAATTTCATGCTGGAGATCAAAGGGGATCTCGAAAACCTGACTAATCTTCAACCAGAGGGGGGATGCAATGATGCCAATTTTCCCTACTATTTCAAGGTTATCTCTCTCGatctctcgctcgctctctttTGTCGATGGAATTTATGCATTGATAGTAAGATATCTCTTTGTTGGTGGTTGAATTCTTAGCTGAAATGTGGGAACTGTGGGGAGTTGAGCCAGAAGGAGACGTGCGTGACGCTATCTGAAGTAGTCCAACTGTCCAAAGGAAAAGGCACCGCCAATCTCTCCCAGAGGGTATCCTTGTCTTCCTTTTTGTATTCCCTCCTTAAAGTTCATTTCGTTTCGtttaagatcatttggtgggcttTTGATGCCCTTGCAAGGAACGGTATGGGTGGGGACTGAATGGCAATGCGTTTCTGAAATGAGATGCTAAATACTCGTGAGTTTGTGTGTTCATCTGGCTAACTACTCGGTTGGAAGGCTTGTGCTCATGCTGAAATAAAAGAAGTATGTCACAAGAGCATAATCTGTTTGGGATAGAACTGAAGATGGCAGAAGTTGCTAAGAC
Coding sequences:
- the LOC116266069 gene encoding uncharacterized protein LOC116266069 isoform X2 — protein: MYRTNLHLSVWRNLILCFQASLQTNRRNEVPCSTNDGDTIDCFQIYSQPSLQHASLKDHVVQMQPTSYPNSGTNSTNSSSGQSLQWNKGGEHCPEWSVPVSRNVNHSLEHVAPLSATQSATSGLDSVGMTGKFHHEFALLKTDYPPDYGFFGASARINVWNPLTREKEFSSASITLLAGTEYISAGWIVYKQLFGDSSTRLFTFWKGTDRQCYNYSPDCPGFVHVNHQVGLGVKIQPLSIPDGQQYGIDVMIFKDTKTHDWWFRFQGKDVGYWPSSLFTSLSSWATSVQYGGEITDEKFEGFHTTTRMGSGDFAGWGYGKAAYISNIAYVNGDNDIKTPQHYRPVITDSGCYSLDISDRGNLGLHIFFGGPGNSAEKCPH
- the LOC116245753 gene encoding uncharacterized protein LOC116245753, encoding MASLAAWQGVDSMRSVAADEYDVLQRPSVKPSGDPVKTFETEEGDVIDCVHIYAQPAFDHPLLKDHVIKVFPAKFSDSQTRFYTHWQANGTAGCFNLDCPGFVQVSPQLVFGGALPVSTYEGDQVQILVCIFRGDDANWWLLFDNVLAGYWPNSLFTYLGLSTTAAEWGGEILNTAAGRNRTTTQMGSGHPWIEDYGRAAFISGISCIDEEGFAEDPVTVTSFVTNEGCNQVGNYSNLKHELFFGGTNDSSLCF
- the LOC116266069 gene encoding uncharacterized protein LOC116266069 isoform X1 yields the protein MAFSKVLLIFLLVSLVFGPEAYGTGATTKGLGLEKGTQTPSSNPVKTFKTNDGDTIDCFQIYSQPSLQHASLKDHVVQMQPTSYPNSGTNSTNSSSGQSLQWNKGGEHCPEWSVPVSRNVNHSLEHVAPLSATQSATSGLDSVGMTGKFHHEFALLKTDYPPDYGFFGASARINVWNPLTREKEFSSASITLLAGTEYISAGWIVYKQLFGDSSTRLFTFWKGTDRQCYNYSPDCPGFVHVNHQVGLGVKIQPLSIPDGQQYGIDVMIFKDTKTHDWWFRFQGKDVGYWPSSLFTSLSSWATSVQYGGEITDEKFEGFHTTTRMGSGDFAGWGYGKAAYISNIAYVNGDNDIKTPQHYRPVITDSGCYSLDISDRGNLGLHIFFGGPGNSAEKCPH